One Papaver somniferum cultivar HN1 unplaced genomic scaffold, ASM357369v1 unplaced-scaffold_76, whole genome shotgun sequence genomic window carries:
- the LOC113344461 gene encoding protein kinase 4-like isoform X2 yields the protein MVTDQQRQEQICEDENQNSSSWSDNQVLLQVTSATTSPPPRRGKKRSLSPCFDLNEDAMMMSTDINDQMVNTIDQEEEDDENNDSMTRENSLSSSNNNSEANNNNNAVETGSCSDRTTTTTVRQYVRSKMPRLRWTSDLHHSFIHCVERIGGQERATPKLVLQLMNVKGLSIAHVKSHLQMYRSKKLDECGQVLSQTNMQGGHDQMYYHHHRTSHPQQQPFRIDNYKNFVQAQNMHDTSPNHLQYPLSQQQQFDHRDSCYPRHQEWGFSQNNHRMKPIPVQAADKGIGIEQASHGMKISSHLFDLRNAISWNGPIRPNRFLEEKKWPPRQMMTSVNTMSSLSLELNNDNNTDKRFRSDSNYHRISSNSFQHPQFGLDKLTTVLAKERRDEMVENIDIMSSSCMGDKREQESMPNLQLSLSQNLRNSDDFFNNNNSSSSSSKLESCTTTRTKDQINSALRLSLFPTNEETNEQQQQQRQHTDRNSSTSNLWCLQRNSCSNSNNNQQASVRG from the exons ATGGTAACCGATCAACAAAGACAAGAACAAATATGTGAAGATGAAAACCAAAACAGTAGCAGCTGGAGTGATAATCAAGTACTACTTCAAGTCACATCAGCAACAACATCTCCTCCTCCTCGTCGTGGTAAAAAAAGGTCATTGTCGCCATGCTTTGATTTGAATGAAGATGCTATGATGATGAGTACAGATATTAATGATCAAATGGTTAATACAAttgatcaagaagaagaagacgatgagAACAACGATTCCATGACGCGAGAAAATTCGTTAAGTAGTAGTAACAATAACAGTGaagctaataataataataacgctGTGGAAACAGGTAGCTGCAGTGATAGAACAACAACAACGACAGTTCGACAGTACGTTCGATCCAAAATGCCTCGGCTTCGTTGGACTTCTGATCTTCATCATTCTTTTATACACTGTGTTGAAAGAATTGGAGGTCAAGAAA GAGCAACTCCAAAATTAGTTCTTCAGTTAATGAATGTCAAGGGACTAAGCATCGCTCATGTTAAAAGCCATTTGCAG ATGTATCGGAGTAAAAAGCTTGATGAGTGTGGCCAAG TTTTATCTCAAACGAATATGCAAGGAGGCCATGATCAAATGTACTACCACCACCATAGAACAAGCCACCCGCAGCAGCAGCCCTTCAGAATAGACAACTACAAGAACTTTGTTCAAGCCCAGAATATGCATGATACTTCGCCAAATCATTTACAGTATCCCCTCTCCCAACAACAACAGTTTGACCACAGAGATAGCTGCTATCCAAG GCATCAAGAATGGGGATTCAGTCAAAACAATCATCGAATGAAACCAATCCCAGTACAAGCAGCAGACAAAGGTATAGGAATAGAACAAGCCAGTCATGGCATGAAGATATCGTCACACTTGTTCGATTTAAGAAATGCAATATCATGGAATGGGCCTATTAGGCCCAATCGGTTTCTTGAGGAGAAGAAATGGCCTCCAAGGCAAATGATGACTTCTGTCAATACCATGAGTTCCTTGAGTTTGGAACtcaacaacgacaacaacactgaTAAACGATTTCGATCCGACTCAAACTATCATAGAATCAGTTCCAATAGCTTTCAACATCCACAGTTTGGGCTTGATAAG TTGACAACCGTGCTAGcaaaggaacgaagagatgaaatGGTGGAGAACATTGACATCATGAGTTCAAGTTGCATGGGAGATAAAAGAGAGCAAGAAAGTATGCCAAACTTGCAGCTGAGTTTAAGTCAGAATCTTCGAAATAGCGATGATTTCTTCaataacaacaacagcagcagcagcagcagcaaactaGAGAGTTGTACAACAACTAGAACAAAAGATCAAATAAACTCAGCGCTTCGTCTCTCTTTATTTCCTACCAATGAAGAGACAaatgaacaacaacaacagcagcggCAACATACAGATCGTAACAGTAGTACTAGTAATCTTTGGTGTTTACAGAGGAACAGTTGTAGTAATAGTAATAACAATCAGCAGGCTTCAGTGAGAGGCTGA
- the LOC113344425 gene encoding uncharacterized protein LOC113344425 — translation MEEEKQLDFNAPFLSVRRFSSSSSQRNKNENNKKSSSIPTPYPSYYKPELKSGPIRNAGAVPFMWEHTPGTPKDETNTTNQGLFVSPELRPAVAPKLPPGRVLEIKRREPPEKKEFIKEQQPRNEVVEVQSQMKKLVTSNRRRGGDNKASKLENLKDVSVMENKGASDDDDAFIDAQDTLSRSESFFFNCSISGVSGLDGSADAKPPSGTFATDLKTRDFMMGRFLPAAKAMASDTPQYAPRRQAVAAREPSPRRLPRVLMNEENTSNLLQITPYAEPKFAEDVSEDESEDDEDDYSESGDSLSKGCGLFPRLCLRSSACLLNPIPGMKVRSHAPLPSSRQVSAWTRTEKSRLQVRSNDEKRLETVYKHKLITGLQQIDDENKLRHESNELVCWSGSQTTEGSYKNGLSGDGGISPYRNEATQSPFREGAGFLGVPNQVVNSKDTRFDPYTKGSPNKVVSHRGSGSMSPAAEKTLYIDSVLLLEAPNSCSSSSDYKDFKDNDSQIVVRSQGLEETSLAELFLQDNNDELDVSRKGSVSEPKSSEFVSSEHNFSTDKSNHEDNVEVLKKVDNADDEARFLVCSNVPTVGSLEFDKPEPVSTENEGNLSLVCFLAPLPPPLPKSPSESWLLRTLPSVSSRNAAQFSRKQALRRFSNDPKWETIVKTSYVNNSNSRYSEGLKKPAMQ, via the exons atggagGAGGAGAAACAATTAGATTTCAATGCACCGTTTTTATCAGTCCGGcggttttcatcttcttcttcacagagAAACAAGAATGAAAATAATAAGAAATCATCTTCAATTCCTACTCCTTATCCTTCTTATTACAAACCAGAGTTGAAGTCCGGGCCGATTAGAAATGCCGGTGCTGTTCCGTTCATGTGGGAACACACACCAGGTACACCCAAGGATGAAACTAATACTACAAATCAGGGCCTATTCGTTTCACCGGAACTCCGGCCAGCGGTTGCTCCGAAGCTCCCACCAGGTAGGGTGTTAGAAATTAAACGGCGGGAACCACCGGAGAAGAAAGAATTCATCAAAGAACAACAACCCAGGAATGAAGTAGTTGAGGTGCAGTCTCAAATGAAAAAACTTGTAACTTCTAACCGCCGGCGGGGGGGCGATAATAAGGCCAGTAAATTGGAGAATTTGAAAGATGTTTCGGTGATGGAAAACAAGGGTGCTTCGGATGACGACGATGCATTCATAGACGCGCAGGACACTTTGTCAAGAAGTGAATCGTTTTTCTTCAATTGCAGTATAAGTGGTGTGAGCGGATTAGACGGTTCGGCCGATGCTAAACCGCCTTCGGGAACATTTGCAACTGATCTGAAGACGAGGGATTTCATGATGGGTCGATTCTTGCCTGCTGCAAAAGCAATGGCTTCTGATACACCTCAGTACGCTCCTAGGAGACAAGCTGTTGCAGCGCGCGAACCGTCTCCGAGACGATTGCCCAGAGTGCTGATGAATGAGGAGAATACAAGTAATTTACTTCAGATTACGCCGTATGCGGAGCCAAAATTCGCCGAGGATGTAAGTGAGGATGAAAGcgaagatgatgaggatgattACAGCGAGTCGGGGGATTCATTATCAAAAGGATGTGGGTTATTTCCTCGGCTTTGTTTAAGGAGTTCCGCATGTCTGTTAAATCCTATCCCGGGGATGAAAGTTCGCAGCCATGCACCTTTACCTTCATCTCGCCAGGTTAGCGCGTGGACAAGAACCGAAAAATCTCGATTGCAGGTCCGAAGCAACGATGAG AAAAGATTGGAAACCGTctataaacacaaattgattacTGGCCTTCAACAAATTGATGATGAAAATAAGCTCAGACATGAATCCAATGAGCTTGTGTGCTGGAGTGGTTCCCAAACAACTGAAGGTTCATATAAGAATGGACTTTCAGGGGACGGCGGAATATCACCTTACCGAAATGAAGCCACACAGTCTCCCTTCAGGGAAGGAGCTGGTTTTCTTGGAGTTCCTAACCAAGTTGTGAATTCGAAGGATACACGTTTTGATCCGTATACGAAAGGCAGTCCAAATAAAGTAGTATCTCATCGAGGTTCAGGTTCCATGAGCCCTGCAGCTGAGAAAACACTGTATATTGATTCAGTCCTTTTGTTAGAAGCTCCTAATTCTTGCTCGAGTTCTTCAGATTACAAGGATTTCAAGGACAATGATTCTCAAATTGTGGTGAGAAGTCAGGGGCTGGAAGAGACTTCTCTTGCAGAATTGTTTCTTCAAGATAACAACGACGAGTTggatgtttcaaggaaaggaaGTGTGTCAGAGCCGAAATCGTCAGAGTTTGTTAGTAGTGAACATAATTTTTCCACGGATAAATCGAATCACGAAGATAACGTGGAGGTACTCAAAAAAGTTGATAATGCTGATGATGAAGCTAGGTTCTTGGTGTGTTCGAATGTGCCTACGGTTGGAAGCCTAGAGTTTGACAAGCCAGAGCCTGTAAGTACTGAAAATGAAGGAAATCTGAGTCTCGTTTGTTTTCTGGCTCCTCTGCCACCTCCCTTGCCAAAGTCACCTTCAGAGTCTTGGCTGTTGCGGACATTGCCTTCGGTTTCCTCGAGGAATGCTGCTCAATTCTCTAGAAAGCAGGCGCTTAGGAGATTCTCCAATGATCCCAAGTGGGAAACCATTGTTAAAACTTCGTATGTGAACAACAGCAACTCGCGATATTCTGAG GGACTCAAAAAACCTGCAATGCAGTAA
- the LOC113344461 gene encoding myb-like protein F isoform X1 yields the protein MVTDQQRQEQICEDENQNSSSWSDNQVLLQVTSATTSPPPRRGKKRSLSPCFDLNEDAMMMSTDINDQMVNTIDQEEEDDENNDSMTRENSLSSSNNNSEANNNNNAVETGSCSDRTTTTTVRQYVRSKMPRLRWTSDLHHSFIHCVERIGGQERATPKLVLQLMNVKGLSIAHVKSHLQVYKKIYSMMIDEMYRSKKLDECGQVLSQTNMQGGHDQMYYHHHRTSHPQQQPFRIDNYKNFVQAQNMHDTSPNHLQYPLSQQQQFDHRDSCYPRHQEWGFSQNNHRMKPIPVQAADKGIGIEQASHGMKISSHLFDLRNAISWNGPIRPNRFLEEKKWPPRQMMTSVNTMSSLSLELNNDNNTDKRFRSDSNYHRISSNSFQHPQFGLDKLTTVLAKERRDEMVENIDIMSSSCMGDKREQESMPNLQLSLSQNLRNSDDFFNNNNSSSSSSKLESCTTTRTKDQINSALRLSLFPTNEETNEQQQQQRQHTDRNSSTSNLWCLQRNSCSNSNNNQQASVRG from the exons ATGGTAACCGATCAACAAAGACAAGAACAAATATGTGAAGATGAAAACCAAAACAGTAGCAGCTGGAGTGATAATCAAGTACTACTTCAAGTCACATCAGCAACAACATCTCCTCCTCCTCGTCGTGGTAAAAAAAGGTCATTGTCGCCATGCTTTGATTTGAATGAAGATGCTATGATGATGAGTACAGATATTAATGATCAAATGGTTAATACAAttgatcaagaagaagaagacgatgagAACAACGATTCCATGACGCGAGAAAATTCGTTAAGTAGTAGTAACAATAACAGTGaagctaataataataataacgctGTGGAAACAGGTAGCTGCAGTGATAGAACAACAACAACGACAGTTCGACAGTACGTTCGATCCAAAATGCCTCGGCTTCGTTGGACTTCTGATCTTCATCATTCTTTTATACACTGTGTTGAAAGAATTGGAGGTCAAGAAA GAGCAACTCCAAAATTAGTTCTTCAGTTAATGAATGTCAAGGGACTAAGCATCGCTCATGTTAAAAGCCATTTGCAGGTATACAAGAAGATCTACTCGATGATGATTGATGAA ATGTATCGGAGTAAAAAGCTTGATGAGTGTGGCCAAG TTTTATCTCAAACGAATATGCAAGGAGGCCATGATCAAATGTACTACCACCACCATAGAACAAGCCACCCGCAGCAGCAGCCCTTCAGAATAGACAACTACAAGAACTTTGTTCAAGCCCAGAATATGCATGATACTTCGCCAAATCATTTACAGTATCCCCTCTCCCAACAACAACAGTTTGACCACAGAGATAGCTGCTATCCAAG GCATCAAGAATGGGGATTCAGTCAAAACAATCATCGAATGAAACCAATCCCAGTACAAGCAGCAGACAAAGGTATAGGAATAGAACAAGCCAGTCATGGCATGAAGATATCGTCACACTTGTTCGATTTAAGAAATGCAATATCATGGAATGGGCCTATTAGGCCCAATCGGTTTCTTGAGGAGAAGAAATGGCCTCCAAGGCAAATGATGACTTCTGTCAATACCATGAGTTCCTTGAGTTTGGAACtcaacaacgacaacaacactgaTAAACGATTTCGATCCGACTCAAACTATCATAGAATCAGTTCCAATAGCTTTCAACATCCACAGTTTGGGCTTGATAAG TTGACAACCGTGCTAGcaaaggaacgaagagatgaaatGGTGGAGAACATTGACATCATGAGTTCAAGTTGCATGGGAGATAAAAGAGAGCAAGAAAGTATGCCAAACTTGCAGCTGAGTTTAAGTCAGAATCTTCGAAATAGCGATGATTTCTTCaataacaacaacagcagcagcagcagcagcaaactaGAGAGTTGTACAACAACTAGAACAAAAGATCAAATAAACTCAGCGCTTCGTCTCTCTTTATTTCCTACCAATGAAGAGACAaatgaacaacaacaacagcagcggCAACATACAGATCGTAACAGTAGTACTAGTAATCTTTGGTGTTTACAGAGGAACAGTTGTAGTAATAGTAATAACAATCAGCAGGCTTCAGTGAGAGGCTGA